One stretch of Streptomyces hygroscopicus DNA includes these proteins:
- a CDS encoding preprotein translocase SecA, giving the protein MAKKRRPQTKATGPQVANGEIPVVGAREPCPCGSGRRYKACHGREAAHAATELVQRPFEGLPNECDWVALRELVPAATVELALADGLPEGVPSVTLATVLPMAWPALRRDSGAVLLGLQNDTPSGDISRDLADTLRRALTADPGTPVAAERAPGDGPRLQDLLDPKGTFSPTLHEGFEFWVDDAANATGEVAASLERANAAAIPTARLTGVEAAYWCETPEKNHLRWVMSHPEEKLLDALARLHAAGASSLGDNTRLVGSFRAHGLTVPVWDLPRGMSAEDTEKPAVDLAERLAEALASDAPLTPEQRRARGGLTNRQVTLS; this is encoded by the coding sequence ATGGCCAAGAAGCGCCGCCCCCAGACGAAGGCCACAGGCCCACAGGTCGCGAACGGCGAGATCCCTGTGGTGGGCGCGCGGGAGCCTTGCCCGTGCGGTTCGGGCCGTCGCTACAAGGCCTGTCACGGCAGGGAAGCCGCACACGCCGCCACCGAACTGGTGCAGCGCCCCTTCGAAGGGCTCCCCAACGAATGCGACTGGGTTGCCCTGCGCGAGCTGGTGCCCGCCGCGACCGTCGAGCTGGCCCTCGCCGACGGGCTGCCCGAGGGGGTTCCGTCGGTCACCCTGGCGACCGTGCTGCCCATGGCGTGGCCCGCGCTGCGCCGTGACAGCGGCGCCGTGCTGCTCGGCCTGCAGAACGACACACCCTCCGGGGACATCAGCCGCGACCTGGCCGACACCCTGCGCCGGGCACTGACCGCCGATCCGGGCACTCCGGTGGCCGCCGAGCGGGCGCCGGGCGACGGTCCGCGGCTGCAGGATCTGCTCGACCCGAAGGGCACTTTCTCGCCGACCCTGCACGAGGGGTTCGAGTTCTGGGTCGACGACGCCGCGAACGCGACCGGAGAGGTCGCCGCGTCCCTGGAACGGGCCAACGCGGCCGCGATCCCCACCGCCCGGCTCACCGGCGTGGAGGCGGCCTACTGGTGCGAGACGCCGGAGAAGAACCACCTGCGCTGGGTGATGTCCCACCCCGAGGAGAAGCTGCTCGACGCGCTCGCGCGGCTGCACGCCGCGGGTGCCTCCTCGCTCGGCGACAACACCCGGCTGGTGGGCTCGTTCCGGGCCCATGGGCTCACAGTGCCGGTGTGGGATCTGCCCCGCGGGATGAGCGCCGAGGACACCGAGAAGCCGGCCGTGGACCTCGCCGAGCGGCTCGCGGAGGCGCTCGCCTCCGACGCCCCGCTGACGCCCGAGCAGCGGCGCGCCCGGGGCGGTCTCACCAACCGTCAGGTGACGCTGAGCTGA
- a CDS encoding DNA primase, which translates to MREILGRRRKFSLRRGARSPLLRAALTCATEWQWPVVPGVGLRSGVGRPRVCGCPDPECAVPGGHPFDPVLLAATTDPRMVRWWWGNRPTAPLLLATGGLAPCAVSLPAVAAARALAVFDRAGVRLGPVIATPTRWSLLVEPYSLEDLGELLNQQDWVPSSLRFHGEGGYVVLPPSQTGLGRVRWERPPLRRSGRPWLPQVATVVNALVEASTSAPDGGSRLAY; encoded by the coding sequence ATGCGCGAGATCCTCGGAAGGCGACGCAAGTTCTCGCTGCGGCGCGGCGCGCGATCGCCGCTGCTGCGTGCGGCGCTCACCTGCGCCACCGAGTGGCAGTGGCCCGTGGTCCCGGGCGTCGGACTTAGGTCCGGCGTCGGACGACCCCGGGTATGCGGCTGCCCCGACCCGGAATGTGCGGTTCCGGGTGGTCATCCGTTCGACCCTGTTCTCCTTGCCGCCACCACCGACCCGCGCATGGTGCGCTGGTGGTGGGGCAACCGGCCCACCGCGCCCCTGCTGCTGGCCACCGGCGGCCTCGCGCCCTGCGCGGTGAGCCTGCCCGCGGTCGCCGCGGCGCGGGCGCTGGCGGTCTTCGACCGGGCGGGGGTGCGGCTCGGCCCGGTGATCGCCACGCCCACCCGCTGGTCGCTGCTGGTGGAGCCGTATTCCCTCGAAGACCTCGGCGAGCTGCTGAACCAGCAGGACTGGGTGCCCAGCTCGCTGCGGTTCCACGGCGAGGGCGGCTATGTGGTGCTGCCGCCGTCGCAGACGGGCCTCGGGCGGGTGCGCTGGGAGCGGCCGCCGCTGCGCCGCTCCGGGCGGCCCTGGCTGCCTCAGGTGGCCACGGTGGTGAACGCCTTGGTCGAGGCGAGCACCAGCGCGCCCGACGGAGGCAGCCGGCTCGCCTATTGA
- a CDS encoding glyoxalase, with amino-acid sequence MAARIDLTLDCTDAKLLAEFWKTALGYVDEPPPAPFRTREEWLAQFDLPEDDSAADGAWLCDPDGIGPRLSILKVPERKTAKNRLHLDIRVPGHGSPEERWARIRSESERLIRAGGNALKEFDGHHILMADPEGNEFCVGAASRETPSNTDGTIHS; translated from the coding sequence ATGGCAGCCAGAATCGATCTGACCCTCGATTGCACGGACGCGAAGCTCCTCGCCGAGTTCTGGAAAACGGCCCTGGGGTATGTCGACGAGCCGCCGCCCGCTCCCTTCAGAACCCGCGAGGAGTGGCTCGCGCAGTTCGATCTCCCAGAAGACGATTCCGCGGCCGACGGCGCGTGGCTCTGCGATCCCGACGGCATCGGCCCCAGGCTCTCCATCCTCAAGGTCCCCGAGCGGAAGACAGCGAAGAACCGGCTTCATCTCGACATCCGGGTGCCAGGGCACGGCAGCCCTGAGGAGCGGTGGGCGCGGATAAGGAGTGAGTCCGAACGGCTCATAAGGGCGGGCGGAAACGCCCTGAAGGAGTTCGACGGGCACCACATCTTGATGGCTGACCCAGAGGGCAACGAATTCTGCGTCGGCGCGGCCTCCCGCGAGACCCCGTCCAACACCGACGGAACGATCCACTCATAG
- a CDS encoding Xaa-Pro aminopeptidase: protein MTEEPTPEAPENPEGEEPIKQRKNGLYPGVSDELAANMQSGWADTELHDLEPVEQAPYTARRRAALSARFPGDRLVIPAGNLRTRSNDTDYGFRASTEYAYLTGDQTEDGVLVLEPEAGGGHTATLYLLPRSNRENGEFWLDGQGELWVGRRLSLTEAEKRLGVAAKDVRELADELRAAAGPVRIVRGHDAALETALTDKVTGERDEELRVFLSEQRLVKDEFEIGQLQAAVDSTARGFEDVVKVLDKAQATSERYIEGTFFLRARVEGNDVGYGSICAAGPHATTLHWVRNDGPVRSGDLLLLDAGVETTTLYTADVTRTLPVNGTYSPLQRKIYEAVYEAQEAGIAAVRPGAKYRDFHDAAQHVLATRLVEWGLVEGPVERVLELGLQRRWTLHGTGHMLGMDVHDCAVARTETYVDGTLEPGMCLTVEPGLYFQPDDLTVPEEYRGIGVRIEDDILVTEDGNRVLSAALPRTADDVEAWMARLTG, encoded by the coding sequence GTGACCGAGGAGCCCACTCCCGAAGCCCCGGAGAACCCGGAAGGCGAGGAGCCCATCAAGCAGCGGAAGAACGGCCTCTACCCAGGCGTTTCCGACGAGCTTGCGGCGAACATGCAGTCCGGTTGGGCGGACACCGAGCTGCACGACCTGGAGCCCGTCGAACAGGCTCCGTACACCGCCCGCCGCCGCGCCGCGCTCTCCGCGCGCTTCCCGGGCGACCGCCTGGTCATCCCCGCGGGCAATCTCCGCACCCGCTCCAACGACACGGACTACGGCTTCCGCGCCTCGACCGAGTACGCGTACCTCACCGGCGACCAGACCGAGGACGGTGTGCTGGTGCTGGAGCCCGAGGCGGGCGGCGGCCACACCGCGACGCTGTACCTGCTGCCGCGCTCCAACCGGGAGAACGGCGAGTTCTGGCTGGACGGCCAGGGCGAGCTGTGGGTGGGCCGCCGGCTCAGCCTTACGGAGGCCGAGAAGCGGCTGGGCGTGGCCGCCAAGGACGTCCGCGAGCTGGCCGACGAGCTCAGGGCCGCGGCCGGGCCGGTCCGTATCGTGCGCGGTCACGACGCCGCTCTCGAGACCGCGCTGACCGACAAGGTCACCGGTGAGCGCGACGAGGAGCTGCGGGTCTTCCTCAGCGAGCAGCGCCTGGTCAAGGACGAGTTCGAGATCGGGCAGCTGCAGGCCGCCGTCGACTCGACGGCCCGCGGCTTCGAGGACGTCGTCAAGGTTCTGGACAAGGCACAGGCGACCTCCGAGCGCTATATCGAAGGAACGTTCTTCCTTCGCGCCCGGGTCGAGGGCAACGACGTCGGCTACGGCAGCATCTGCGCCGCGGGCCCGCACGCCACCACACTGCACTGGGTGCGCAACGACGGCCCGGTCCGCTCCGGCGATCTGCTCCTCCTGGACGCGGGCGTGGAGACCACCACCCTCTACACCGCCGATGTGACCCGCACGCTGCCGGTGAACGGCACCTACAGCCCGCTGCAGCGCAAGATCTACGAGGCGGTGTACGAGGCGCAGGAGGCGGGCATCGCCGCGGTCCGGCCGGGTGCGAAGTACCGCGACTTCCACGACGCCGCCCAGCACGTGCTGGCCACCAGGCTCGTCGAGTGGGGCCTTGTCGAGGGCCCGGTGGAGCGGGTGCTGGAGCTGGGGCTGCAGCGCCGCTGGACGCTGCACGGCACCGGCCACATGCTCGGCATGGACGTCCACGACTGCGCCGTGGCCCGCACCGAGACCTATGTGGACGGCACCCTGGAGCCCGGGATGTGCCTGACGGTCGAGCCGGGGCTGTACTTCCAGCCCGACGATCTGACCGTGCCCGAGGAGTACCGGGGCATCGGCGTCCGCATCGAGGACGACATCCTGGTGACGGAGGACGGCAACCGCGTGCTGTCGGCCGCGCTGCCGCGGACCGCCGACGACGTCGAGGCGTGGATGGCCCGCCTCACCGGGTGA
- a CDS encoding 4-carboxymuconolactone decarboxylase, producing the protein MTTTTATATTAETTTTTATARAARQTGRVDFAKAAPKAFKALISLDAAAREGLDPALVELVQIRSSQLNNCAYCLHMHTTDAHKAGESNERIALVGVWEEAGKGGFYTEKEQAALALTEAVTLLPGGVPDEVYERAARHFEERELAQLVALIFTINSWNRIAVTTRKVPGQG; encoded by the coding sequence ATGACGACTACGACAGCGACAGCGACGACGGCGGAGACGACGACCACAACGGCGACGGCGAGGGCGGCGCGGCAGACCGGCCGGGTCGACTTCGCGAAGGCCGCCCCCAAGGCGTTCAAGGCGCTGATCAGCCTGGACGCGGCCGCCCGCGAGGGCCTGGACCCGGCGCTGGTGGAGCTGGTGCAGATCCGCTCCTCCCAGCTCAACAACTGCGCCTACTGCCTCCATATGCACACCACCGACGCCCATAAGGCGGGCGAGAGCAACGAGCGCATCGCCCTGGTGGGGGTCTGGGAGGAGGCCGGTAAGGGCGGGTTCTACACCGAGAAGGAGCAGGCCGCCCTGGCGCTCACCGAGGCGGTCACGCTGCTGCCGGGCGGCGTTCCGGACGAGGTCTACGAGCGGGCCGCCAGGCACTTCGAGGAGCGGGAGCTGGCGCAGCTCGTCGCCCTCATCTTCACGATCAACTCCTGGAACCGGATCGCGGTGACCACCCGCAAGGTGCCGGGGCAGGGCTGA
- a CDS encoding DNA-binding protein, whose amino-acid sequence MSVPWKGKGSKGEAADCAGARLARQATVEVAGLLGKRDMSRADLARLMDVSPGRVSQILSGDENLTLRSLAAVAEALDLDIKISFVEPKEDGARRTRGLGDGSDAFVYAP is encoded by the coding sequence ATGAGTGTGCCGTGGAAAGGCAAGGGTTCGAAGGGGGAGGCCGCGGACTGCGCGGGGGCCCGGCTGGCGCGTCAGGCCACCGTGGAGGTCGCGGGGTTGCTGGGGAAGCGCGACATGAGCCGTGCTGACCTCGCCCGGCTCATGGATGTCAGCCCGGGACGGGTGAGCCAGATACTTTCCGGAGACGAGAATCTGACGCTGCGGAGTCTCGCTGCCGTGGCCGAGGCCCTGGATCTGGACATCAAGATCAGTTTTGTGGAGCCCAAGGAGGACGGGGCTCGTCGGACGCGTGGGCTGGGCGATGGGTCCGATGCCTTTGTCTACGCTCCTTGA
- a CDS encoding Ser/Thr phosphatase, whose protein sequence is MNSPHAPKVAGIDPSLPSPTQTADPVSGPVPPPLTDANSAVQDRLASWVSDLTTLHELTERLVRTGTLDEALRELLRAGAALVGARRGLVALEPADGFGPVTTVGLGLGHADLGQIETIPRHSASAGHLLDGLPQPGGERRADVTHPDIAGEADLDPRHREVAARLGFAASYAVPLDPFRTTPCTAPGLTAIPSPAPDTDGPGTGSPAGAGDRPAPGAPGTASAHGTGHGRDAVPAAGAPPGIAAAMGAGGPSGRLGGAAWLYDEPAEPGERQRHLVGLYCQYAAAHIARLIELARARAAVATVQEELLPTRLPRVPGVRLAVRHHPGPHGGGDWYDALPLPDGALGLSVGGVTGSGPSAVVAMGRLRASLRAYAVMEGEDPVAVLSDLELLLRLTEPARSATALFAYCEPGTRKVVLAGAGHCPPLLTGERRTEFVETTLSAPLGMLSCWEAPSVEIEPSSGETLLFYSDGLLHRTGEPMDRAFTRLHTAAASAPKGVRGDPDAFADHVLRTVLPDGPAAPVGRPSEDGTEDLVLLVAHFD, encoded by the coding sequence ATGAACTCGCCCCACGCGCCGAAAGTGGCTGGAATCGATCCTTCCCTCCCCTCGCCCACGCAAACTGCGGACCCCGTCTCGGGCCCCGTTCCCCCGCCCCTGACCGATGCCAACTCCGCTGTCCAGGACCGGCTCGCGAGCTGGGTCTCGGATCTCACCACCCTTCATGAACTCACCGAGCGGCTGGTCAGGACCGGGACGCTCGACGAGGCGCTGCGTGAACTGCTGCGCGCGGGCGCGGCCCTGGTCGGCGCCCGGCGCGGGCTGGTGGCGCTCGAACCGGCCGATGGATTCGGCCCGGTGACCACCGTGGGGCTCGGCCTCGGCCACGCCGATCTCGGCCAGATCGAGACCATCCCGCGCCACTCCGCCTCCGCCGGTCATCTCCTCGACGGGCTGCCCCAACCGGGTGGTGAGCGGCGTGCCGATGTGACCCACCCCGATATCGCCGGCGAGGCCGACCTCGACCCGCGCCACCGCGAGGTGGCCGCACGGCTCGGCTTCGCCGCGAGCTACGCGGTGCCGCTGGACCCGTTCCGAACCACCCCCTGTACCGCGCCCGGCCTCACCGCCATCCCCTCGCCCGCCCCCGACACGGACGGGCCCGGCACCGGATCCCCGGCGGGCGCGGGCGACCGCCCGGCCCCCGGCGCCCCCGGCACGGCGAGCGCCCACGGCACCGGCCATGGGCGCGATGCCGTACCGGCCGCCGGGGCCCCGCCCGGTATCGCCGCCGCCATGGGCGCCGGCGGCCCCTCCGGGCGGCTCGGCGGAGCCGCCTGGCTCTACGACGAGCCCGCGGAGCCCGGGGAGCGCCAGCGCCATCTCGTGGGCCTGTACTGCCAGTACGCCGCCGCGCACATCGCCCGGCTGATCGAGCTCGCCCGCGCCCGCGCCGCCGTCGCGACCGTCCAGGAGGAGCTGCTGCCCACCCGGCTGCCCCGGGTCCCCGGGGTGCGTCTGGCCGTTCGTCACCACCCCGGTCCGCACGGCGGCGGGGACTGGTACGACGCGCTGCCGCTGCCGGACGGGGCGCTCGGGCTCTCGGTGGGCGGAGTCACCGGTTCCGGGCCGAGCGCCGTGGTCGCGATGGGGCGGCTGCGGGCCTCGCTGCGGGCGTACGCGGTGATGGAGGGCGAGGATCCGGTCGCCGTCCTGTCCGATCTGGAGCTGCTGCTGCGGCTCACCGAGCCCGCCCGCTCCGCGACCGCCCTCTTCGCCTACTGCGAGCCCGGGACGCGCAAGGTGGTGCTGGCCGGGGCCGGGCACTGCCCGCCGCTGCTCACCGGGGAGCGGCGCACCGAGTTCGTGGAGACCACCCTGTCCGCGCCGCTGGGGATGCTCTCGTGCTGGGAGGCGCCCAGCGTCGAGATCGAACCGTCGTCCGGAGAGACCCTCCTCTTCTACAGCGACGGGCTGCTCCACCGCACCGGTGAGCCGATGGACCGGGCCTTCACCCGGCTGCACACGGCCGCGGCGAGCGCTCCCAAGGGCGTCCGGGGCGATCCGGACGCCTTCGCCGACCATGTGCTCCGTACGGTTCTCCCCGACGGCCCGGCGGCCCCCGTGGGGCGGCCCTCGGAGGACGGCACCGAGGACCTCGTCCTGCTCGTGGCCCACTTCGACTGA
- a CDS encoding GntR family transcriptional regulator has translation MADSWVNSAEILGSDLHLELTRAGSRRTALMAALREAIRDGRLAPDTRLPPYRSLAADLGIARNTVADAYAELVAEGWLTARQGSGTRVAPRPAPPPPRRRTAGRGLGGRPTGASGGHRTPRPAPRPVHNLLQGQPDAAAFPRTAWLASARRALTAAPHEAFGPGDPRGRPELRRALADYLARARGVRTDPGRIVVCSGFAHALRLLSGTRLLRPRMAVESYGLAFHRSLLSSAGIRTIPLPLDADGALTDGLTALDGLRAALLTPAHQFPTGGPLHPERRAAAVAWARESGGLVLEDDYDGEFRYDRRPVGAVQGLDPDRVLYLGSVSKSLSPALRLGWMVLPDHLVDRVLAAKGEREGWTGVIDQLTLADFIESGGYDGHVRRMRQRYRRRRDQLVATLAEHAPHVRVSGIAAGLHAVLELPPGTERSALRAAAWQGLALDGLGGYRHPDATTPHPDGLVVGYATPPEHSFAGALDALCRALPPEQTEQTEQDMFTTPSAAPLRAT, from the coding sequence ATGGCGGATTCATGGGTCAATTCGGCGGAGATCCTCGGCAGTGACCTCCATCTGGAGCTCACCCGCGCGGGCAGCCGCAGAACCGCCCTGATGGCCGCGCTGCGCGAGGCCATCCGCGACGGCCGGCTCGCCCCGGACACCCGGCTGCCGCCTTACCGCTCCCTCGCCGCCGACCTGGGTATCGCCCGGAACACGGTCGCCGACGCCTATGCCGAGCTGGTCGCCGAGGGCTGGCTCACCGCCCGCCAGGGCTCCGGGACCCGGGTGGCGCCCCGCCCCGCACCGCCCCCGCCCCGGCGGCGCACGGCCGGGCGGGGGCTCGGCGGGCGGCCGACCGGGGCGAGCGGCGGCCATCGCACGCCCCGGCCCGCCCCGCGACCGGTGCACAACCTGCTGCAGGGCCAGCCGGACGCCGCCGCCTTCCCCCGCACCGCCTGGCTCGCCTCGGCCCGCCGCGCGCTGACCGCCGCGCCGCATGAGGCGTTCGGCCCCGGTGATCCGCGCGGCCGCCCGGAGCTGCGCCGCGCCCTGGCCGACTACCTCGCCCGCGCCCGCGGCGTCCGCACCGACCCCGGCCGGATCGTCGTCTGCTCGGGCTTCGCGCACGCCCTGCGGCTGCTGAGCGGCACCCGGCTGCTGCGTCCCCGGATGGCCGTCGAGTCCTACGGCCTGGCGTTCCACCGCTCGCTTCTGAGCTCCGCCGGGATCCGTACGATCCCGCTTCCGCTGGACGCCGATGGCGCCCTTACGGATGGACTGACCGCCCTCGACGGCCTGCGGGCGGCCCTGCTCACCCCCGCCCACCAGTTCCCCACCGGCGGGCCGCTGCACCCCGAGCGGCGGGCCGCGGCCGTCGCCTGGGCACGGGAGAGCGGCGGTCTGGTCCTGGAGGACGACTACGACGGGGAGTTCCGCTACGACCGCCGTCCGGTGGGCGCCGTCCAGGGCCTCGACCCCGACCGGGTGCTCTACCTCGGCTCGGTCAGCAAAAGCCTCTCCCCGGCCCTGCGGCTGGGCTGGATGGTCCTGCCGGACCACCTGGTCGACCGCGTGCTGGCCGCCAAGGGGGAGCGCGAGGGCTGGACCGGCGTCATCGACCAGCTGACCCTCGCGGACTTCATCGAATCGGGCGGCTACGACGGCCATGTGCGCCGTATGCGCCAGCGCTACCGCCGTCGGCGCGATCAGCTCGTCGCCACCCTTGCCGAACACGCGCCCCATGTCCGCGTCTCGGGGATCGCGGCCGGTCTGCACGCGGTGCTGGAGCTACCGCCCGGCACCGAGCGGTCCGCCCTGCGCGCCGCCGCCTGGCAGGGGCTGGCGCTCGACGGCCTCGGCGGCTACCGCCACCCGGACGCCACCACACCCCACCCCGACGGGCTCGTGGTGGGCTACGCGACCCCGCCCGAGCACTCCTTCGCGGGAGCGCTGGACGCGCTGTGCCGCGCCCTGCCGCCCGAACAGACCGAACAGACCGAACAAGACATGTTTACGACGCCCTCAGCAGCGCCCCTTCGCGCCACTTGA
- a CDS encoding protease, whose translation MSTENEGSAVPPAPGPHPAPPAPHPNPAVPPAPDYEPTAGRPTAPDAPIGPSDAAGPPGAPGASGPGASGPGADAGQSSTWWSADGGQQPGGPGEGQGGQGGPGGPWGTAPVPPSGPSERKPRGLVAAMLAAVLVAGAIGGGIGFWAADRESDGSDTTTVSAYGNPKTESRAPGSVSSIANKTLPSVVTIEAQGNNGESGTGTGFVYDKQGHILTNNHVVASAADNGKLTATFSNGKRYTAEVVGRAQGYDVAVVKLKNAAGAKLDPLPLGNSDRVAVGDATVAIGAPFGLSGTVTTGIVSAKKRPVASSDGGGGNASYMSALQTDASINPGNSGGPLLNADGGVIGINSAIQSAGNGSGLGESQQSGSIGLGFAIPINQAKNVAEQLIKTGQPIYPVIEATVSTKDSANGATIASNGSGGSPAVVPGGPADKAGLKSGDVITKLDDMAIDSGPTLISEIWTHQPGDKVTLTYKRGGKVSKADVTLGKRKGDS comes from the coding sequence GTGAGCACCGAGAACGAGGGCTCTGCCGTTCCGCCCGCGCCCGGGCCGCATCCGGCCCCTCCGGCGCCGCACCCGAACCCGGCCGTGCCACCCGCGCCGGACTATGAGCCCACCGCGGGGCGGCCGACCGCACCCGACGCGCCAATAGGCCCGTCCGACGCGGCAGGGCCGCCGGGAGCGCCCGGCGCCTCGGGTCCCGGAGCCTCGGGTCCCGGCGCGGACGCCGGCCAGTCCAGCACGTGGTGGTCGGCCGACGGCGGTCAGCAGCCCGGCGGCCCGGGCGAAGGACAGGGTGGGCAGGGCGGCCCGGGCGGACCGTGGGGGACCGCTCCCGTGCCGCCCTCCGGCCCCTCCGAGCGCAAGCCCCGCGGGCTGGTCGCCGCCATGCTGGCCGCCGTACTGGTCGCGGGCGCCATCGGCGGCGGCATCGGCTTCTGGGCCGCCGACCGGGAGAGCGACGGCAGCGACACCACCACTGTCTCCGCCTACGGCAACCCCAAGACGGAGAGCCGCGCGCCCGGCTCGGTGTCGAGCATCGCCAACAAGACCCTGCCCAGCGTCGTCACCATCGAGGCCCAGGGCAACAACGGTGAGAGCGGCACCGGCACCGGCTTCGTCTACGACAAGCAGGGCCACATCCTCACCAACAACCACGTCGTCGCCTCGGCCGCCGACAACGGCAAGCTGACCGCCACCTTCTCCAACGGCAAGCGGTACACCGCCGAGGTCGTCGGCCGTGCCCAGGGCTACGACGTCGCCGTGGTCAAGCTCAAGAACGCCGCGGGCGCCAAGCTCGACCCGCTCCCGCTCGGCAACTCCGACCGGGTCGCCGTGGGCGACGCCACCGTCGCCATCGGCGCCCCCTTCGGCCTCTCCGGCACCGTCACCACCGGCATCGTGAGCGCCAAGAAGCGCCCGGTCGCCTCCAGCGACGGAGGCGGCGGCAACGCCTCGTACATGAGCGCCCTGCAGACCGACGCCTCCATCAACCCGGGCAACTCGGGCGGCCCGCTGCTCAACGCGGACGGCGGCGTCATCGGCATCAACTCCGCCATCCAGTCCGCCGGCAACGGCAGCGGCCTCGGCGAGTCCCAGCAGTCCGGCAGCATCGGCCTCGGCTTCGCGATCCCGATCAACCAGGCCAAGAACGTCGCCGAGCAGCTGATCAAGACCGGCCAGCCCATCTACCCGGTTATCGAGGCCACGGTCAGCACAAAGGACTCCGCCAACGGCGCCACCATCGCCTCCAACGGCAGCGGCGGCAGCCCCGCCGTCGTCCCCGGCGGCCCGGCCGACAAGGCGGGCCTCAAGTCCGGCGACGTGATCACCAAGCTGGACGACATGGCCATCGACAGCGGCCCGACCCTCATCAGCGAGATCTGGACCCACCAGCCGGGCGACAAGGTCACTCTCACCTACAAGCGCGGCGGCAAGGTGTCGAAGGCGGACGTCACCTTGGGGAAGCGCAAGGGTGACAGCTGA
- a CDS encoding regulatory protein, with translation MSLAEEWGVRDGVGEVTVWALLPPDDDFARRVVLPSDLSPDLGTELASGLRPSLDANLDARLGANLDANLGPSLGANLEADLDANLGPNVEANIDPDFDRELDFADLDELA, from the coding sequence ATGTCCCTGGCCGAGGAATGGGGCGTGCGGGACGGAGTCGGCGAGGTCACCGTATGGGCCCTTCTTCCGCCTGACGACGATTTCGCCCGTCGTGTCGTGCTTCCCTCGGATCTCTCCCCCGACCTGGGTACGGAGCTGGCTTCCGGGCTGCGTCCGAGCCTCGACGCGAATCTCGACGCGCGGCTCGGCGCCAATCTCGACGCGAACCTGGGGCCGAGTCTCGGGGCGAACCTCGAGGCTGACCTCGACGCGAACCTGGGCCCGAACGTCGAGGCGAACATCGACCCCGATTTCGATCGCGAGCTGGACTTCGCCGATCTGGACGAGCTCGCGTAG
- a CDS encoding glycerophosphoryl diester phosphodiesterase: MTYARPARDSHPGPPTVSVVAHRGASEDAPEHTLAAYRKAIDEGADALECDVRLTADGHLVCVHDRRVNRTSNGRGAVSALELSDLAALDFGSWKGRATDKEEPDRDSRDSTSVLTLERLLALIADAGRRIELAIETKHPTRWAGQVEERLLTLLRRYGLDAPPPGERSPVRVMSFSARSLHRIRSGAPAIPTVYLMQFILPRHRDGQLPAGVRIAGPSIRIVRNHPGYVARLQREGHRVHVWTVDEPEDVDLCVRLGVDALITNRPKQVLSQLGRS, encoded by the coding sequence GTGACCTATGCGCGCCCTGCCCGGGACAGCCACCCCGGGCCGCCCACCGTCTCCGTCGTCGCCCACCGCGGGGCCTCCGAGGATGCCCCGGAGCACACCCTGGCCGCCTACCGTAAGGCAATCGACGAGGGCGCCGACGCCCTGGAATGCGATGTGCGGCTGACCGCCGACGGCCATCTCGTCTGCGTCCACGACCGCCGCGTCAACCGCACCTCCAACGGCCGGGGCGCGGTCTCGGCGCTGGAGCTGTCCGATCTGGCGGCCCTGGACTTCGGCTCCTGGAAGGGCCGGGCCACCGACAAGGAGGAGCCGGACCGCGACAGCCGGGACAGCACTTCCGTCCTCACCCTGGAGCGGCTCCTGGCGCTCATCGCCGACGCGGGACGCCGCATCGAACTGGCGATCGAAACCAAGCACCCCACCCGGTGGGCGGGCCAGGTGGAGGAGCGGTTGCTCACGCTGCTGCGCCGCTACGGCCTGGACGCGCCGCCGCCCGGCGAACGTTCACCCGTCCGTGTGATGAGCTTCTCAGCGCGCTCACTGCACCGGATCCGCAGCGGGGCCCCCGCCATCCCGACCGTCTATCTGATGCAGTTCATACTGCCGCGCCACCGGGACGGGCAGCTGCCGGCCGGGGTACGGATCGCGGGGCCGAGCATCCGGATCGTGCGGAACCATCCCGGCTATGTGGCGCGACTGCAGCGTGAGGGGCACCGAGTGCACGTGTGGACCGTCGACGAACCGGAGGACGTCGACCTGTGCGTCCGCCTCGGCGTCGACGCACTGATCACCAATCGCCCCAAACAGGTACTGTCCCAACTCGGACGCTCATAA